In Deinococcus sp. QL22, the following are encoded in one genomic region:
- a CDS encoding prepilin-type N-terminal cleavage/methylation domain-containing protein, with protein MKNHTQGFTLIELLIVIVIIGILAAVLIPNLLGARKSATVRAGQAHNTNVYKAAVASLADSSSETAGTIVTDLGGADCADSVTGTFSVSAAPTGTTSCIVGRSG; from the coding sequence ATGAAGAACCACACGCAAGGCTTTACCCTGATCGAACTCCTCATCGTGATCGTTATTATCGGGATTCTGGCTGCAGTCTTGATCCCTAACCTGTTGGGAGCCCGCAAGAGCGCTACTGTCCGTGCAGGACAAGCCCACAACACCAACGTATACAAGGCCGCTGTTGCTTCTTTGGCTGACAGCAGCAGCGAAACTGCGGGAACTATCGTGACCGACCTCGGCGGCGCTGATTGCGCAGACAGTGTTACTGGTACCTTCAGCGTTTCTGCAGCCCCCACGGGTACGACCTCTTGTATCGTTGGCCGCAGTGGGTGA
- a CDS encoding transposase, with translation MVIKKRWVVERSFAWLSFDRRLNREYDLLPQTTEAFIFLAFIRCMIRRLTVFAQPTAVSL, from the coding sequence GTGGTCATCAAGAAGCGTTGGGTCGTGGAGCGCAGCTTCGCCTGGCTGTCCTTTGACCGTCGACTCAACCGTGAATATGACCTGCTCCCCCAGACCACTGAAGCCTTTATTTTCCTGGCTTTCATTCGTTGTATGATTCGCAGACTCACTGTTTTTGCCCAGCCAACCGCAGTTTCTCTCTGA
- the dnaG gene encoding DNA primase, whose protein sequence is MGTKEDVRSRLNIAEVIGEYVSLTPAGKGRMKGLCPFHKEKSPSFQVDTEQGYYYCFGCKAGGDIFSFVQQTENLSFGDSLRKLAEKAGVQVEAKYGEKSSRDLYDVNAFALAYFQEHLPGPALDYLRARGLTDASIAAFEIGYAPEGWDGLVKRAKSRGITDRLLLEAGLTTENPESGRIYDRFRGRVMFPIRDHLGRLVGFGGRVLDDSKPKYLNTPDTEAFKKGELLYGLDKARSLISGTGTAGGGELIVVEGYMDVISLHQHGFTGAVASLGTALTAEHATLLERLGAQKLTLMFDQDQAGLKATLSGLDQVLGAKFRVRATSVPSGKDPADALLAGDEAGIRQALLGGLDEVHYRVQAALEKYDVGTTTGKRSILMELLPRMQNLDPLDEGAEQMRTIACHTLGIKPEALLEWIGSKAKRRTLTDTHMAGMSAHRGEEDRELSLLRQLLVDPSLLSKLDGSTPWRNESVRKVMLAALGQGVGGANADSILEIFRGQPEEQLLIRLMFEGRDTGAISRDTNQMYEQKVNGYAAAAVDDIQVSMSIDSMRAEVDLLKRQVAEAEAAEQLSLLRQIGELQRAIEAEKRARRSTA, encoded by the coding sequence GTGGGAACCAAAGAAGACGTCCGTTCGCGGCTAAATATCGCGGAGGTCATCGGAGAATATGTGAGCCTCACGCCTGCGGGCAAGGGGCGCATGAAGGGGCTGTGTCCGTTCCACAAGGAAAAAAGCCCCTCGTTTCAGGTGGACACCGAGCAGGGCTATTACTACTGCTTTGGGTGCAAGGCGGGCGGCGACATCTTCAGCTTTGTGCAGCAGACCGAGAACCTCAGCTTTGGCGATTCTCTGCGGAAACTGGCCGAAAAAGCAGGCGTGCAGGTGGAAGCCAAATACGGCGAGAAGTCCAGCCGTGACCTGTACGACGTGAACGCCTTTGCGCTGGCCTATTTTCAGGAGCATCTGCCGGGGCCAGCGCTGGACTACCTACGGGCACGTGGCCTGACCGACGCCTCCATCGCCGCCTTCGAAATCGGTTACGCCCCTGAAGGCTGGGATGGCCTTGTCAAGCGGGCCAAAAGCCGGGGCATTACAGACCGCCTGCTGCTGGAAGCTGGCCTGACCACCGAAAACCCGGAATCGGGCCGAATTTATGACCGCTTCCGGGGTCGGGTCATGTTCCCCATCCGCGACCACTTGGGAAGACTAGTAGGCTTTGGCGGGCGCGTGCTGGACGACAGCAAACCCAAGTACCTGAACACGCCCGACACCGAAGCCTTTAAAAAGGGCGAACTGCTGTACGGGCTGGACAAGGCCAGAAGTCTTATTTCTGGGACGGGCACGGCGGGCGGCGGGGAACTGATCGTGGTGGAAGGCTACATGGACGTGATCAGCCTGCACCAGCACGGCTTCACGGGCGCAGTCGCCAGCCTCGGCACGGCCCTGACCGCCGAACACGCCACGCTGCTGGAACGGCTGGGGGCGCAAAAGCTGACGCTGATGTTCGACCAAGATCAGGCCGGGCTGAAGGCCACCCTGTCGGGGCTGGATCAGGTGTTGGGGGCAAAATTCCGGGTGCGGGCCACCAGTGTGCCCAGCGGCAAAGACCCCGCCGACGCGCTGCTGGCCGGAGACGAGGCGGGCATCCGTCAGGCGCTGTTGGGCGGGCTAGACGAGGTGCATTACCGGGTGCAGGCCGCGCTAGAAAAATACGATGTGGGCACCACCACAGGCAAGCGCAGCATCCTGATGGAACTGCTGCCCCGTATGCAAAACCTTGATCCGCTGGACGAGGGCGCGGAGCAGATGCGCACGATTGCCTGCCACACGCTGGGCATCAAGCCCGAAGCCCTGCTGGAATGGATCGGTTCGAAGGCCAAGCGCCGCACCCTGACCGACACCCACATGGCCGGCATGAGCGCCCACCGGGGCGAAGAAGACCGGGAACTGTCATTACTACGGCAACTGCTGGTCGACCCCAGCCTGCTGTCGAAGTTGGACGGCAGCACGCCCTGGCGCAACGAATCGGTACGCAAGGTGATGCTGGCCGCGCTGGGGCAGGGCGTGGGCGGCGCAAATGCCGATTCCATCCTAGAAATCTTCCGGGGCCAACCCGAAGAGCAACTGCTGATCCGCCTGATGTTCGAGGGCCGCGACACTGGGGCCATTTCCCGCGACACCAACCAGATGTACGAGCAGAAAGTGAACGGCTACGCCGCCGCCGCCGTGGACGATATTCAGGTCAGCATGAGCATCGATTCCATGCGGGCCGAAGTAGACCTACTGAAGCGGCAGGTGGCCGAAGCCGAAGCCGCCGAGCAACTCAGCTTGCTGCGCCAAATCGGGGAATTGCAACGGGCCATAGAAGCGGAGAAGCGGGCGCGGCGGAGTACGGCCTAG
- a CDS encoding transposase, producing MPGRNHSRDFKLEVVSQINSGQHTTAHLSRLHSLAPSLIHRWRKEVEARGEAAFTDGATTDRSDELRIAELERYCGQLALENTILKKSLATYRSKHGTK from the coding sequence ATGCCAGGACGAAATCACAGCCGCGACTTCAAACTTGAGGTTGTCAGCCAGATCAACAGCGGGCAGCACACCACGGCCCATCTCAGTCGCCTTCATTCACTGGCTCCGAGCTTGATTCATCGGTGGCGCAAAGAGGTTGAGGCACGTGGGGAAGCCGCGTTTACCGATGGTGCCACGACGGATCGCAGCGACGAACTCCGGATTGCCGAGCTGGAACGGTACTGTGGTCAGCTCGCTCTGGAGAACACGATTCTGAAAAAATCGTTGGCGACGTACCGCTCGAAACACGGCACCAAATGA
- a CDS encoding IS3 family transposase: MRELVTQRVKPERACFLVGLPKSSWHYRPKPRQDHEVRRRIRELAGQHPRRGSRFIHALLVKEGNKVNRKKVRRIWREEQLTIKKNPSRKMRTGNTIPMKAECPNHVWTYDFIFDQTLGGTTLKILTLTDEFTRQSLAIRVAEAFTSIDVKAVLDEVIKERGAPNFLRSDNGSEFIARDLGIWLAVQDISTRFIEPGKPWQNGFAESFHSRLREECLSQEVFYSAQHAGVLIEGWRAFYNAHRPHSSLSYQTPDEFAATWLAQSASHPVPCI, encoded by the coding sequence GTGCGAGAACTGGTCACGCAGCGGGTCAAGCCCGAACGGGCTTGCTTCTTGGTAGGTCTGCCTAAATCATCGTGGCACTATCGGCCCAAACCGCGCCAGGACCATGAAGTTCGTCGTCGGATTCGCGAACTGGCGGGGCAACATCCGCGACGTGGTTCTCGATTCATCCACGCGCTGCTCGTCAAAGAAGGCAACAAGGTCAACAGGAAGAAAGTGAGACGAATCTGGCGGGAGGAGCAGCTGACGATCAAGAAGAACCCCAGCCGGAAAATGCGCACTGGCAACACCATCCCTATGAAAGCGGAGTGCCCCAATCACGTCTGGACCTACGACTTCATTTTCGACCAAACCCTTGGAGGCACCACCCTCAAAATCTTGACACTTACGGACGAGTTCACCCGGCAATCTCTGGCCATCCGCGTCGCAGAGGCTTTCACGTCCATAGACGTGAAAGCCGTCCTGGACGAAGTCATCAAAGAAAGAGGTGCCCCCAACTTTCTGCGCAGCGACAATGGATCGGAGTTCATTGCTCGTGATTTGGGCATTTGGTTGGCCGTGCAAGACATCAGTACCCGGTTCATAGAACCGGGGAAACCCTGGCAGAACGGTTTTGCCGAGAGCTTCCATTCCCGCTTGCGAGAAGAATGTTTAAGCCAAGAAGTGTTCTATTCGGCCCAACATGCAGGCGTCCTCATTGAAGGCTGGCGAGCGTTTTATAACGCCCATAGGCCACATTCTTCACTGTCCTACCAAACGCCAGACGAGTTCGCCGCCACCTGGCTGGCTCAATCGGCTTCACATCCTGTACCCTGTATCTGA
- a CDS encoding helix-turn-helix domain-containing protein, protein MPRPLLYKVELSPEQEQTLKAITTKGTHKARVMTRAQILLMAHRQLGDLAIKEALGISVQMVQSIRKHFVLGGLDAALYDAPHTGRPAKFTGQDRAAITALACREAPTGHAQWSIRLLAEKAVELNVVDGIAPSTVFYILKKTRSSRTAKGSGASRS, encoded by the coding sequence ATGCCTCGCCCTCTGCTGTACAAAGTGGAATTGAGCCCTGAGCAGGAACAGACTCTCAAAGCCATCACAACGAAAGGGACCCACAAGGCGCGGGTCATGACCCGCGCTCAGATCTTGCTGATGGCCCATCGGCAACTGGGTGATCTGGCGATCAAGGAAGCCCTGGGGATCAGTGTGCAGATGGTGCAGTCGATCCGAAAACACTTCGTGCTCGGAGGGTTGGACGCGGCGCTCTATGATGCCCCGCATACCGGCCGACCCGCGAAATTTACGGGCCAGGATCGGGCGGCCATCACGGCACTGGCGTGCCGTGAGGCCCCGACAGGCCATGCCCAGTGGAGTATTCGCCTGCTGGCTGAAAAAGCCGTGGAATTGAACGTGGTGGACGGCATTGCGCCGTCCACGGTGTTCTACATCCTGAAAAAAACGCGGTCCAGCCGCACCGCAAAAGGTAGTGGTGCATCGCGCAGCTGA
- a CDS encoding transposase, whose amino-acid sequence MTRRPTYPSDTSDEEWVILGPLIPAPRLGGRPAHLARRDIVDAIFYVKRGGVSWRMLPADFPHWKTVYDYFQQWNKHGLWARVNDTLRVRTREAVGRNAVPTAGIVDSRSVKTSQQGGSEGTTVARKSTDENIT is encoded by the coding sequence ATGACGCGGCGACCCACCTACCCCAGCGACACCAGCGATGAAGAGTGGGTCATTCTCGGCCCACTGATCCCTGCCCCACGACTTGGCGGACGGCCTGCTCACCTCGCTCGCCGTGACATCGTCGATGCCATCTTTTACGTGAAACGCGGTGGCGTGTCGTGGCGCATGTTGCCCGCTGACTTCCCGCACTGGAAAACGGTCTACGATTATTTTCAACAGTGGAACAAACATGGCCTGTGGGCGCGCGTCAATGACACGCTCCGCGTCCGCACGCGAGAGGCTGTGGGACGCAATGCGGTGCCCACAGCGGGGATCGTCGATTCGAGGAGCGTGAAGACCTCGCAACAAGGGGGGTCCGAGGGTACGACAGTGGCAAGAAAGTCAACGGACGAAAACATCACCTGA
- a CDS encoding integrase core domain-containing protein, with protein sequence MIDTIVLRQSHPQLSLRRFAHYAEIPYWRLRDHEHSAPVRCARQQHRDELYAQVRQTALLHPTSGYRLLYQEFKAQGEAIGLHQIRVALGALQLNPPQPRKTRNPSPKVSSPQDWPEGRRVQIDATRLSLPDGVCWIYFVLDVLSRVVLASRVVRSLSMHLAKLTLDEAVAVLRAEGHPDTILVQSDGGSDFTREVFQQGCLKYGRWVRSKVSQPGGTGILERLNRTYKYQFAFRHDWQTMAEVRAAMPDVHHWYNHQRRHSALGYATPWSTLTSSANTRNAA encoded by the coding sequence ATGATTGATACGATCGTCCTCCGGCAGAGCCATCCCCAGCTCAGCTTGCGGCGCTTCGCCCACTACGCTGAAATCCCGTATTGGCGACTGCGCGACCATGAGCACAGCGCGCCGGTGCGCTGTGCGCGCCAGCAGCATCGGGATGAACTGTACGCACAGGTGCGCCAGACCGCGTTGTTGCACCCCACCTCTGGCTACCGCTTGCTCTATCAGGAATTCAAGGCTCAAGGCGAAGCCATTGGCTTACACCAGATTCGAGTGGCGCTCGGTGCGCTGCAGTTGAATCCCCCACAACCTCGGAAAACAAGAAACCCTTCCCCTAAAGTGTCCAGTCCTCAGGATTGGCCCGAAGGCCGCCGGGTGCAGATCGACGCCACACGCCTCTCGCTCCCGGATGGTGTCTGCTGGATCTACTTCGTGCTGGACGTCCTTTCACGGGTGGTCTTGGCCAGCCGTGTCGTGCGGAGCCTGTCGATGCACCTCGCCAAGCTCACGCTTGACGAAGCCGTTGCCGTCCTGCGGGCCGAGGGCCACCCGGACACCATCCTCGTGCAAAGCGACGGTGGCAGCGACTTCACCCGTGAGGTCTTCCAACAGGGCTGCTTGAAGTACGGCCGCTGGGTGCGCTCAAAAGTCTCCCAACCCGGCGGCACTGGAATCCTAGAACGACTCAACAGAACCTATAAATATCAATTTGCTTTCCGTCACGACTGGCAGACGATGGCCGAGGTTCGCGCGGCCATGCCCGACGTTCATCACTGGTACAACCACCAGCGCCGTCACTCGGCGCTGGGCTACGCCACGCCTTGGTCTACACTCACCTCATCGGCGAACACTCGTAACGCCGCTTGA
- a CDS encoding transposase gives MGKQRKTWTTDVKEAMVLSVLRGELGVAEAARQHDVHESLIHSWKAQFLEAGRARLAGDRPDQGVSLLERENDRLKRIVAEKELELDIARKVRRL, from the coding sequence ATGGGGAAACAACGGAAAACCTGGACGACCGACGTCAAAGAAGCCATGGTCTTGAGCGTTTTGCGCGGAGAACTGGGCGTGGCAGAAGCCGCCCGACAGCATGATGTCCATGAAAGCCTGATCCACAGTTGGAAAGCCCAGTTCCTGGAGGCGGGCCGTGCCCGCCTCGCCGGAGATCGTCCGGATCAAGGTGTGAGTCTGTTGGAGCGGGAGAACGACCGACTCAAGCGCATTGTGGCGGAGAAGGAACTGGAGTTGGATATCGCGCGAAAAGTGCGGCGGCTCTGA
- a CDS encoding IS630 family transposase, translating into MERVLDVYVRPYDECFPVLCFDEQPCFLIGDVMAPVPMEPGRVAKQDYEYERFGSGAVLLAVEPRTGRRFVKVCARRTAEEYTALMQELEQAYPEAVQITLVQDNLNTHHGGSFYKWMSPDQAHRLVDRFEWIYTPKHASWLNMAELEFSALQRQC; encoded by the coding sequence ATGGAGCGTGTCCTCGACGTGTATGTCCGGCCCTACGATGAGTGCTTCCCGGTGTTGTGCTTCGATGAGCAGCCCTGTTTCCTGATCGGCGACGTGATGGCCCCGGTTCCAATGGAACCGGGACGAGTTGCAAAGCAAGATTATGAATACGAACGATTCGGGAGCGGCGCGGTGCTGCTCGCGGTGGAGCCTCGGACGGGTCGACGGTTCGTCAAGGTGTGTGCCCGACGAACGGCCGAGGAGTACACGGCGTTGATGCAGGAGTTAGAACAGGCCTATCCAGAGGCGGTTCAGATCACCCTGGTGCAGGACAACCTCAATACCCACCATGGGGGCAGCTTCTACAAATGGATGTCCCCAGACCAGGCCCACCGGTTGGTGGACCGATTCGAGTGGATCTACACGCCGAAACACGCCTCTTGGCTGAACATGGCGGAGTTGGAATTCAGCGCTCTTCAGCGGCAGTGTTGA
- a CDS encoding response regulator: MEHPDTLIPDVVLLDINMPKMNGFEVLAALKQHPRLQTIPVVMLSTSPNSEDVTQAYTLHASGYLIKSVRFQTSLKQVETFIDFWLKQRTIH, from the coding sequence TTGGAGCACCCCGACACCCTCATTCCAGATGTCGTGTTGCTGGACATCAATATGCCGAAGATGAATGGGTTTGAGGTCTTGGCTGCCCTGAAGCAACACCCTCGCCTGCAGACGATCCCCGTTGTGATGCTGTCCACTTCTCCGAACTCTGAAGACGTGACTCAGGCCTACACGCTGCACGCCAGCGGGTACCTGATCAAATCCGTCCGGTTCCAAACCTCGCTGAAACAAGTCGAGACCTTTATTGATTTTTGGCTGAAGCAGCGAACAATCCATTGA
- a CDS encoding DUF4326 domain-containing protein, translating into MTITVHNARKPIPKGCTPVYVGRKTTYRPEFGADFSILGNPYTLRKHGTRAEAIALYRQWLPLRLNADTPQTRALEALANRIRAGESLLLICWCAPLACHADVITEELERLTQETSV; encoded by the coding sequence ATGACGATCACTGTCCACAACGCCCGCAAACCTATCCCCAAGGGCTGTACCCCCGTCTATGTGGGCCGCAAGACCACCTACCGTCCAGAGTTTGGCGCAGATTTCAGCATCCTCGGCAACCCCTATACGCTCCGCAAACACGGCACGCGGGCAGAGGCCATCGCGCTGTACCGTCAGTGGCTCCCACTTCGCCTCAACGCCGACACGCCGCAAACCCGTGCCCTCGAAGCGCTTGCAAACCGCATCAGGGCAGGGGAGAGCCTGCTGCTGATTTGCTGGTGTGCGCCGCTGGCCTGCCATGCCGACGTGATCACAGAGGAACTGGAGCGGCTGACGCAGGAAACGAGCGTCTGA
- a CDS encoding WGxxGxxG family protein, producing the protein MKSETKTVLLALSLLLAPGVAQAQDTTDTTNTTATANQNDDNNDGFDWGWLGLLGLAGLAGLRRQPEQERVVTSTTPR; encoded by the coding sequence ATGAAATCTGAAACGAAGACTGTTCTATTGGCGCTCTCTCTGCTGCTGGCCCCTGGCGTGGCCCAGGCTCAGGACACCACCGATACCACCAACACCACCGCGACGGCCAACCAGAACGATGACAACAACGACGGATTTGACTGGGGCTGGCTCGGTCTTCTGGGCCTGGCGGGTCTGGCGGGCTTGCGCCGTCAGCCGGAGCAGGAACGCGTCGTCACCTCCACAACCCCGCGTTAA
- a CDS encoding IS630 family transposase produces the protein MYLDEVGFSLKGVVRRTWAPKGKTPIVRLPASWQKLSTTLAITSMGQFLQHTQAGTSKTNNVLAFLHHVLKQVPGEMVVVLDNAAIHRAKAVSAFVETVERLTLVYLPPYSPELNPIEKVWAYVKRNILVRRSINTNGFIVASKGSSGGLSRELPVERDGRA, from the coding sequence GTGTATCTGGATGAGGTGGGTTTCAGTCTGAAGGGTGTGGTGCGCCGAACGTGGGCCCCAAAGGGAAAGACGCCCATCGTGCGTCTTCCGGCCAGTTGGCAGAAGTTGTCGACCACCTTGGCAATCACTTCTATGGGTCAATTCCTGCAACACACGCAGGCAGGAACCAGCAAGACGAACAATGTGCTGGCATTTTTGCACCATGTCTTGAAGCAGGTTCCAGGCGAGATGGTCGTGGTGCTGGACAACGCGGCCATCCACCGAGCGAAGGCCGTATCGGCCTTCGTGGAAACTGTAGAACGGCTGACCTTGGTTTATTTGCCGCCCTATTCCCCAGAGTTGAATCCCATTGAGAAGGTCTGGGCGTACGTCAAGCGCAATATTCTAGTACGACGTTCAATTAATACGAATGGTTTCATAGTGGCATCCAAGGGTTCGTCGGGCGGCCTGAGTCGAGAACTGCCAGTTGAGCGTGATGGCCGCGCGTGA
- a CDS encoding response regulator: protein MAVDQWGEARIPLIRQVLIVEDSAADTLLLEMAFAEQAPDVEVHSVIDGTTAVARCLSSDPPQLVVLDMHLPGEAGWDVLASLRRNVGASLQVVCWSSHAHPDEVQAVLDQGALAYLEKPLGLTGFADLVDTILTL, encoded by the coding sequence GTGGCCGTTGACCAGTGGGGAGAGGCACGTATTCCTCTAATCCGTCAGGTCTTGATTGTCGAGGACAGCGCTGCAGACACCCTCTTACTTGAGATGGCGTTTGCAGAGCAGGCTCCGGACGTTGAAGTGCACTCGGTGATTGACGGCACCACGGCCGTGGCGCGGTGCCTGTCGAGCGACCCCCCGCAGTTGGTGGTGCTGGACATGCATTTACCGGGAGAGGCGGGCTGGGACGTCTTGGCCAGTTTGCGGCGCAACGTGGGTGCGTCTCTTCAGGTGGTGTGTTGGAGCAGTCACGCCCACCCGGACGAAGTGCAGGCCGTGCTCGATCAGGGCGCACTGGCGTACCTCGAAAAGCCGTTGGGATTGACGGGCTTTGCTGATCTGGTCGACACCATTTTAACTCTGTAA
- a CDS encoding transposase, with product MALWQPSKYTRAQLEERRLTALPVIQAGGQSNQQIADQFGVSIHTIYTWKQRLNKQGGLEATVTPGRPGRLTPEQRQQIGTLLQEGAHASQFPDDTWTTPRVREVIGRRFGVWYHPDHVRKLLHGLGFSPQRPSKGALEQNETALRTWVQTTRLEVEKKGRARRDPGVSG from the coding sequence ATGGCCCTTTGGCAACCCTCCAAGTACACCCGCGCTCAACTTGAAGAACGACGGCTCACCGCTCTGCCCGTGATTCAAGCCGGTGGTCAATCCAACCAGCAGATTGCCGATCAGTTCGGCGTTTCCATCCACACCATTTACACCTGGAAGCAGCGTCTCAACAAGCAGGGTGGTCTGGAAGCCACCGTCACGCCCGGTCGGCCGGGCCGCTTGACGCCGGAACAGCGGCAACAGATCGGCACCCTCCTGCAGGAGGGTGCTCACGCCTCCCAGTTTCCGGATGACACGTGGACGACGCCTCGCGTGCGTGAGGTCATCGGTCGTCGGTTCGGCGTGTGGTACCACCCGGATCATGTTCGCAAACTGCTCCATGGCCTCGGGTTTTCACCTCAACGACCGAGCAAAGGAGCGCTCGAGCAGAACGAGACGGCACTGCGAACCTGGGTGCAGACCACGCGCCTAGAGGTCGAAAAAAAAGGTCGCGCTCGGCGCGACCCTGGTGTATCTGGATGA
- a CDS encoding transposase, which translates to MLQDAKKGQQPIEELCRDFGCSPASYYTWKKKYGDTTPDEAKRLRHLEKENARLLRIVGQQRLEIEAVKEVLAKKR; encoded by the coding sequence TTGCTGCAGGACGCCAAGAAAGGTCAACAGCCCATAGAAGAGTTGTGCCGGGACTTCGGATGCAGCCCAGCGTCGTACTACACGTGGAAAAAGAAGTACGGCGATACCACACCGGATGAAGCTAAGCGGCTGCGCCACTTGGAGAAGGAAAATGCGCGGTTATTGCGGATCGTCGGCCAGCAGCGCCTCGAAATCGAGGCGGTCAAGGAGGTCTTGGCAAAAAAGCGATAA
- a CDS encoding response regulator gives MTHARPLRVLLVDDNLTDRLLAEEAFGLIDRPCDLVTAESGEAALKLLTHPETLLPDVLLLDVNMPGMNGFELLAKLKDTPQLLLIPVVMLTTSAIPKDVSQAYILHASAYMIKSASFQTSLEQIEKFIEFWIQARVTTRSEMITP, from the coding sequence ATGACTCACGCCCGACCCCTGCGGGTGCTGTTGGTGGATGACAACCTGACAGATCGCCTGCTGGCCGAAGAAGCCTTTGGCTTGATTGATCGACCGTGTGACTTGGTCACCGCCGAGAGCGGTGAGGCAGCGCTGAAGCTGCTCACCCACCCGGAGACCCTGTTGCCGGACGTGCTGCTGCTGGACGTCAACATGCCGGGCATGAACGGCTTTGAGCTGCTGGCCAAGCTCAAAGACACTCCACAGTTGCTGTTGATTCCTGTCGTGATGCTGACAACGTCGGCCATTCCTAAAGACGTCTCTCAAGCCTATATCCTGCATGCCAGCGCCTACATGATCAAATCTGCGTCGTTTCAGACGTCCTTGGAGCAAATCGAGAAGTTCATTGAGTTTTGGATTCAGGCCCGCGTCACGACGCGGTCCGAAATGATCACTCCCTAA
- a CDS encoding DUF4326 domain-containing protein, translated as MTVTVHNARKPLPEGYTPIYVGRKTTYQPAFGADFSLLGNPFVINQRATRRETVILYRQWLPTRLQADTPQARALESLVERVRSGESLLLICWCAPLDCHADVIKEELERLVGQAAQD; from the coding sequence ATGACCGTGACGGTTCACAACGCCCGCAAGCCCCTTCCAGAGGGGTATACGCCGATCTATGTGGGCCGCAAGACCACCTATCAACCGGCGTTTGGCGCAGACTTCAGCCTCCTCGGCAACCCCTTTGTCATCAATCAAAGGGCCACCCGAAGGGAAACGGTCATCCTCTACCGCCAGTGGCTTCCGACCCGCCTGCAAGCCGACACCCCCCAAGCCCGTGCTTTAGAAAGTCTAGTCGAGCGCGTACGGTCAGGGGAGAGCCTGCTGCTCATCTGCTGGTGTGCGCCGCTGGACTGCCATGCCGACGTGATCAAAGAGGAACTGGAGCGACTGGTGGGCCAAGCCGCTCAAGATTGA
- a CDS encoding IS3 family transposase, giving the protein MIADARVAHPRVSVRRLCELHAVSRSWYLGQQTRTPIDPDLGLAKEIEAVVLKWSGYGYRRVTHELARRGRPTNHKRVLRVMRAGGLLCRPKRRFQATTDSTHSERRFENLLPTVVPKQPNQVWQVDLTYVRVKHGFVYLACVLDSFTREIVGWAMSRCIDAALAVKALNNALGARCPAPGLLHHSDQGSQYASRVYVDRLREAGLIPSMSRKGNPYDNARMESFYKTLKTEEVDLQDYLDFDDAQRHINHFIGQLYNQERLHSSLGYVPPAEFATHYHCA; this is encoded by the coding sequence ATGATTGCGGATGCGCGAGTCGCGCATCCCAGGGTGTCGGTACGTCGCTTGTGTGAGCTGCACGCGGTCAGTCGGTCGTGGTATCTGGGTCAGCAGACTCGGACACCGATAGACCCGGATCTTGGGCTGGCCAAAGAGATTGAGGCGGTGGTGTTGAAGTGGAGCGGGTACGGGTACCGTCGTGTCACCCATGAACTGGCCCGCCGGGGACGCCCGACCAATCACAAACGCGTCTTACGCGTGATGCGAGCAGGAGGGTTGTTATGCCGTCCCAAACGGCGGTTTCAGGCCACCACGGACTCGACGCACAGCGAACGTCGTTTTGAAAATCTGTTGCCAACCGTGGTCCCTAAGCAACCCAACCAGGTCTGGCAAGTCGATCTCACCTACGTTCGGGTCAAGCATGGCTTTGTGTACCTCGCCTGCGTCCTCGACAGCTTCACCCGAGAAATCGTGGGCTGGGCCATGTCCAGGTGCATTGACGCGGCGCTGGCCGTGAAGGCACTCAACAACGCGCTTGGGGCGCGTTGCCCAGCTCCAGGTCTCCTCCACCATTCTGACCAGGGGTCTCAATACGCAAGTCGCGTCTACGTGGATCGGCTTCGGGAGGCCGGGTTGATTCCCAGCATGTCCAGGAAGGGCAACCCCTACGACAACGCCCGCATGGAAAGTTTTTACAAAACCCTGAAAACAGAAGAAGTTGATCTCCAGGACTATCTCGACTTCGACGACGCACAGCGCCACATCAACCACTTCATCGGTCAGCTGTACAACCAAGAACGTCTGCATTCCAGTTTGGGGTATGTCCCACCAGCCGAGTTCGCCACCCACTATCATTGCGCCTAG